One genomic window of Microbacterium sp. BH-3-3-3 includes the following:
- a CDS encoding alpha/beta hydrolase yields the protein MSALGATTLASELVPGSVEAAYELVRLGGQRSSVADDISHSLRRQHEIDGWTGSASDAYGARIDLIARRWELIGEALEALVEPMQTYGRALSRAQGLAQDAIEAWAYASSLPTDGGELPAFRSFASGWPLMISDGRHQGAAPSSRAEALRRAEAMLADACADVLAAGDIAAAAVHALIEPLRARGEVWVSIGEGLGRTAVPSAHVLSVMSALDPSALTALLRARPDLVVRLAQADPAAIAPWWRDLDPDVREVLITEAPGVIGNLGGVAYASRDRANRIVLAQALQDARNSPWDQSDQVAALEALERAATGNTLASLVLDRPPLAQVAVGDLDRARHISVIVPGMGTTVGGDMEAYAKVADALAGQQSRVSGVDRDDLGVVAWIGYHPPMPDSHALEVASDDLAGVGARSLAYDLESLRVTAGDGSPVELSVVAHSYGTDVATLALRQAEADHLVMLGSAGISGDVGDASTLNVPEGQVFSSQSRRDEWAPIGQVLSGRTDPTSGGFGASVFSSESAVVEGKELYAVSKHGPFGTETEADASYFTPNTTSMYNTALATMGNDGRLVLGGTAEDRAVRDGKKWGENEL from the coding sequence ATGAGTGCCCTGGGCGCGACGACGTTGGCCTCTGAGCTGGTTCCCGGCTCCGTCGAGGCGGCCTACGAACTCGTGCGTCTCGGCGGGCAGCGATCTTCGGTCGCCGATGACATCTCTCACTCCCTGCGGCGACAGCACGAGATCGACGGATGGACGGGGAGCGCCTCCGACGCCTACGGCGCGCGGATCGACCTCATCGCGCGGCGATGGGAGCTGATCGGTGAGGCGCTGGAGGCCCTGGTCGAACCGATGCAGACGTATGGCCGCGCATTGTCGCGCGCCCAGGGGCTGGCTCAGGATGCCATCGAGGCATGGGCCTACGCCTCATCGCTGCCGACCGACGGTGGCGAGCTACCCGCATTCCGTTCCTTCGCGAGCGGATGGCCGCTGATGATTTCGGACGGACGCCATCAGGGCGCAGCGCCGAGTTCCCGCGCTGAGGCCCTGCGCCGGGCCGAAGCGATGCTCGCCGACGCGTGCGCCGACGTGCTCGCCGCGGGTGACATCGCCGCGGCCGCGGTGCACGCATTGATCGAGCCGCTTCGCGCGCGAGGCGAGGTCTGGGTCTCGATCGGTGAGGGCCTCGGGCGCACCGCGGTGCCGTCGGCGCACGTGCTGTCGGTGATGTCCGCGCTCGATCCGTCTGCCCTGACCGCTCTGCTGAGGGCACGGCCCGACCTGGTGGTGAGGCTCGCACAGGCCGACCCTGCGGCCATCGCGCCGTGGTGGCGCGATCTCGACCCCGACGTGCGCGAGGTGCTCATCACCGAAGCACCCGGGGTGATCGGGAACCTGGGCGGCGTCGCGTACGCGTCTCGGGACCGCGCGAATCGCATCGTGCTCGCGCAAGCGCTTCAGGATGCCAGGAATAGCCCCTGGGATCAGTCCGATCAGGTCGCTGCGCTGGAGGCACTGGAGAGAGCTGCCACGGGCAATACCCTCGCCTCGCTCGTGCTCGATCGGCCCCCGTTGGCGCAGGTAGCGGTGGGCGATCTGGATCGGGCTCGTCACATTTCGGTGATCGTGCCGGGGATGGGGACGACGGTCGGTGGTGACATGGAGGCGTACGCGAAAGTCGCTGATGCCCTCGCCGGGCAGCAATCTCGCGTATCCGGCGTCGATCGCGATGATCTTGGCGTGGTTGCCTGGATCGGATATCACCCACCCATGCCGGATAGCCACGCGCTGGAGGTGGCCTCCGATGACCTAGCCGGAGTCGGAGCCCGCAGTCTCGCGTACGACCTGGAATCACTGCGAGTTACAGCTGGCGACGGTTCTCCGGTGGAGCTCTCCGTCGTTGCGCATTCCTACGGAACGGACGTCGCCACCCTTGCGCTGCGGCAAGCGGAGGCGGATCACCTCGTGATGCTCGGCTCCGCTGGAATTTCTGGCGATGTCGGCGATGCCTCGACACTGAATGTCCCCGAGGGGCAGGTTTTCTCGTCGCAATCGAGGCGTGACGAGTGGGCCCCGATCGGCCAGGTCTTATCTGGACGCACAGACCCGACGAGCGGCGGGTTCGGAGCCTCGGTGTTCTCGTCGGAGTCCGCGGTCGTCGAGGGGAAGGAGCTTTACGCGGTGTCCAAGCATGGGCCGTTCGGGACGGAGACCGAAGCGGACGCCAGCTACTTCACGCCGAACACCACCTCCATGTACAACACGGCGCTCGCAACGATGGGCAACGACGGGCGTCTCGTTCTGGGTGGCACCGCCGAGGATCGCGCGGTGAGAGATGGAAAGAAATGGGGTGAGAACGAACTGTGA
- a CDS encoding LLM class flavin-dependent oxidoreductase has translation MTSPQRVRFGYWTPIFGGWLRNVDDEQTPVSFAHIAEIARVAEEGGFDLTLIPELNLNDIKGVEAPSLDAWAVTAGLAAVTSRLELMTAVRPGFHNPFHTAKQAATIDEISGGRFTLNVVSAWWAEEAKQYDGLFSAHDDRYARTIEWVEVLRGLWTQTPFAYEGEYYRTEGTYTEPKPQVLPRLYAGGESEAGRTAITRFADAYLTHGGTLEELSTKVADMRRRRSEAGASPFEAFGMAAYAVVRDTDDEAQAEIDRITDVRGGAAYGSYQDFVSKSKLDTPVDLKEYSVSNRGLRPNLIGTPDQVAERIVEFANVGVSTLLLQFSPHLPELQRFAADVIPRVRRLEALRDA, from the coding sequence ATGACCTCCCCCCAGCGCGTGCGATTCGGCTACTGGACCCCGATCTTCGGCGGGTGGTTGCGCAACGTCGACGACGAGCAGACGCCCGTGTCGTTCGCCCACATCGCCGAGATCGCCCGCGTCGCCGAAGAGGGCGGCTTCGACCTGACGCTCATTCCCGAGCTCAACCTGAACGACATCAAGGGCGTCGAAGCCCCGTCGCTCGACGCGTGGGCGGTGACCGCCGGTCTGGCGGCGGTGACGTCTCGTCTCGAGCTCATGACGGCGGTGCGCCCGGGGTTTCACAACCCGTTCCACACCGCGAAGCAGGCGGCGACCATAGACGAGATCAGCGGGGGGCGCTTCACGCTGAACGTCGTGTCGGCCTGGTGGGCCGAAGAGGCCAAGCAGTACGACGGCCTGTTCAGCGCGCACGACGACCGTTACGCCCGCACGATCGAGTGGGTCGAGGTGCTGCGGGGCCTGTGGACGCAGACCCCCTTCGCCTACGAGGGCGAGTACTACCGCACCGAGGGCACGTACACCGAACCGAAGCCGCAGGTGCTTCCGCGCCTGTACGCCGGGGGCGAGAGCGAGGCCGGTCGCACCGCGATCACGCGCTTCGCCGACGCGTACCTGACGCACGGCGGCACGCTCGAGGAGCTGTCGACGAAGGTGGCCGACATGCGCCGTCGGCGCTCCGAGGCCGGCGCCTCGCCGTTCGAGGCGTTCGGCATGGCCGCGTACGCGGTCGTCCGCGACACCGACGACGAGGCCCAGGCCGAGATCGACCGCATCACCGACGTGCGCGGGGGAGCGGCCTACGGCTCTTACCAGGACTTCGTGAGCAAGTCGAAGCTCGACACCCCGGTCGACCTGAAGGAGTACTCGGTGTCGAACCGCGGCCTGCGGCCCAACCTCATCGGCACGCCCGATCAGGTTGCCGAACGCATCGTCGAGTTCGCGAACGTCGGCGTCTCGACCCTGCTGCTGCAGTTCTCGCCGCACCTGCCCGAACTGCAGCGTTTCGCCGCCGACGTCATCCCGCGCGTGCGGCGCCTCGAGGCTCTCCGCGACGCCTGA
- a CDS encoding sensor histidine kinase, with protein MNEQAAPAAGPAPSAGAGFAMSNRGWFIGAGMSLAWIVPTMYTLWAQPSAVTIVPTLLVAVFGGAFLCTVPVMRRLQPGAVRLVPAAVLFLLSLSLIPWLGADVRWLWTFVGVALAVSRMRRSMLWIPLLVLAGLTFAVGVWDDADIGNSALNAAVILSVSVMMATLTGNITTLARLRAAQHQVAELAAERERGRVARDVHDILGHSLTVITVKAELAGRLMDAGSPAARDEIAQIEQLARGALADVRATVHGFRGVSISGELAAARAALESAGVTPDLPGSTEQVPADRRELAGWVVRESVTNVVRHAGAHACRVRLSARGVEVDDDGCGPSATASSGSGLTGLRERVETAGARLTVGRSDLGGFRVKVTW; from the coding sequence ATGAACGAGCAGGCCGCCCCCGCCGCCGGGCCGGCACCCTCCGCGGGTGCCGGCTTCGCCATGTCGAACCGCGGGTGGTTCATCGGCGCGGGCATGTCTCTCGCCTGGATCGTGCCGACGATGTACACGCTGTGGGCGCAGCCTTCGGCCGTCACCATCGTGCCGACGCTTCTCGTGGCGGTCTTCGGCGGCGCCTTCCTGTGCACGGTTCCGGTGATGCGGCGACTGCAGCCCGGTGCGGTGCGCCTCGTTCCGGCGGCGGTGCTCTTCCTGCTGAGCTTGTCGCTCATTCCGTGGCTCGGCGCCGACGTGCGCTGGTTGTGGACGTTCGTCGGCGTGGCCCTCGCCGTCTCGCGCATGCGGCGCAGCATGCTCTGGATCCCCCTCCTGGTGCTGGCCGGCCTCACCTTCGCCGTGGGGGTGTGGGATGACGCCGACATCGGCAACAGCGCGCTGAACGCCGCTGTCATCCTCTCGGTGTCGGTGATGATGGCGACTCTCACCGGCAACATCACCACCCTGGCGCGTCTCCGGGCCGCGCAGCACCAGGTCGCCGAGCTCGCCGCCGAGCGCGAGCGCGGCCGCGTCGCTCGCGACGTGCACGACATCCTCGGCCACTCCCTGACGGTCATCACGGTCAAAGCCGAGCTGGCGGGGCGACTGATGGATGCCGGATCCCCGGCCGCGCGCGACGAGATCGCCCAGATCGAGCAGCTGGCGCGGGGCGCGTTGGCAGACGTGCGCGCGACGGTGCACGGTTTCCGCGGCGTGAGCATCAGCGGGGAGCTCGCCGCGGCGCGGGCCGCCCTCGAGAGTGCCGGGGTGACGCCCGACCTGCCCGGGTCGACCGAGCAGGTCCCCGCCGATCGTCGGGAGCTCGCCGGATGGGTGGTGCGCGAGTCGGTGACCAACGTCGTGCGGCACGCCGGTGCTCACGCGTGCCGCGTGCGTCTGAGTGCCCGCGGTGTCGAGGTCGACGACGACGGATGCGGACCGTCTGCCACGGCATCCTCGGGGTCGGGGCTCACGGGCCTGCGCGAACGCGTCGAGACCGCGGGTGCCCGCCTCACCGTGGGTCGCAGTGATCTCGGCGGGTTCAGAGTGAAAGTGACGTGGTGA
- a CDS encoding O-acetylhomoserine aminocarboxypropyltransferase/cysteine synthase family protein, translated as MAEAASPHTEWHGFGFATRQVHAGEVEDLTHGSRITPVHLSAAYRFASFQEATDRFGGADLGHLYSRNLNPTNQVAEARLASLEGGAGTIVVGSGQAAITMALLGLAGSGEHLVSTASIYSGTRVLFDRTFARMGVSVDYVWDPSDEREWDSLIRPETKAIFTETLPNPKNDVVDIDAVARVARRHGIPLVVDNTIATPFLIRPIEHGADIVVHSATKFLSGHGANLAGAVVDGGTFDWPASDRPYPGITATPIAEHASFVDAFGPRAFEFFLRFGIANDTGPALSPLNGFLLQQGMETLSVRMRQHLSSAHTIATWLEQHGGVESVDYAGLPSHPQHALAVRDYGGLSGSVFSFTVAGGRDGAERFFDALRLFSRMTNIGDTRSMALHPATTTHLGFTQETRDRLGIGDGLVRLSIGLEDAADLIADLDQALRAV; from the coding sequence GTGGCTGAGGCTGCCTCGCCGCACACAGAGTGGCACGGCTTCGGGTTCGCGACGCGTCAGGTGCACGCCGGCGAGGTCGAAGACCTCACGCACGGCTCCCGCATCACCCCGGTGCACCTGTCGGCGGCGTACCGTTTCGCCTCGTTCCAAGAGGCCACCGATCGGTTCGGCGGCGCCGATCTGGGGCACCTGTACTCGCGAAACCTGAACCCGACGAACCAGGTCGCCGAAGCACGACTGGCGTCGCTCGAAGGCGGTGCCGGCACGATCGTCGTCGGCTCCGGCCAGGCAGCCATCACCATGGCCCTGCTGGGTCTCGCCGGCAGCGGCGAGCACCTCGTGTCGACCGCGAGCATCTACAGCGGAACCCGAGTGCTGTTCGACCGCACCTTCGCGCGCATGGGTGTCAGCGTCGACTACGTCTGGGACCCCAGCGACGAGCGCGAGTGGGACTCCCTCATTCGGCCCGAGACCAAGGCGATCTTCACCGAGACGTTGCCGAACCCGAAGAACGACGTCGTCGACATCGACGCCGTCGCCCGAGTGGCACGCAGGCACGGCATCCCCCTCGTCGTGGACAACACGATCGCGACCCCCTTCCTGATCCGTCCCATCGAGCACGGAGCCGACATCGTCGTGCATTCCGCGACGAAGTTCCTCTCGGGTCACGGCGCCAATCTCGCGGGTGCCGTCGTCGACGGCGGAACGTTCGACTGGCCGGCATCCGATCGCCCCTATCCAGGAATCACCGCAACGCCGATCGCAGAACACGCCTCGTTCGTCGACGCGTTCGGCCCTCGCGCGTTCGAGTTCTTCCTGCGGTTCGGCATCGCCAACGACACCGGTCCCGCCCTGTCGCCGCTCAACGGCTTCCTGCTGCAGCAGGGCATGGAGACGTTGTCGGTGCGCATGCGCCAACACCTCTCCAGCGCACACACGATCGCGACGTGGCTCGAGCAACACGGCGGCGTCGAGAGCGTCGACTACGCCGGACTCCCGTCGCACCCGCAGCACGCGCTCGCCGTCCGCGACTACGGCGGGCTCTCGGGATCGGTATTCTCGTTCACGGTGGCCGGGGGCCGCGACGGCGCAGAGCGGTTCTTCGACGCGCTGCGCCTGTTCAGCCGCATGACGAACATCGGCGACACCCGCTCGATGGCGCTGCACCCCGCGACCACGACCCACCTGGGCTTCACGCAAGAGACGCGCGACCGTCTCGGCATCGGCGACGGTCTCGTGCGTCTGTCGATCGGCCTCGAGGATGCCGCAGACCTCATCGCCGACCTGGATCAGGCGCTTCGCGCGGTCTGA
- a CDS encoding type VII secretion target → MQKFTVEPEALRRAAYVVDAAADHAGVQTSLTPTRNLGHARLSAAAEELLQSLTGGWTEATTQIDAVAASLRATAQIYERADADGERDAHAIGAQR, encoded by the coding sequence ATGCAGAAATTCACGGTCGAGCCGGAGGCACTGCGCCGTGCGGCGTACGTGGTCGACGCCGCGGCGGACCACGCTGGGGTACAGACGTCGTTGACTCCGACACGCAACCTGGGGCACGCGCGGCTGAGCGCGGCGGCCGAGGAGTTGCTGCAGTCCTTGACGGGCGGTTGGACGGAGGCCACGACGCAGATCGACGCCGTGGCAGCGAGTCTGCGCGCCACCGCGCAGATCTACGAGCGAGCGGATGCCGACGGCGAACGAGACGCCCACGCCATCGGCGCGCAGCGATGA
- a CDS encoding ABC transporter permease has product MTAITLDRPVPALGGFTLTYLRLELMRKIRNPRGLFFTVAFPVLMFFIVGYQLLDEPLTATPVASGGVSVAAYIMVSMAMYGAMMSATQTGASVAAERAQGWTRQLRLTPLNPVVNVAVKTIAGMMFGLVAIVATYIVAMFSGVELSASQWIVSGLAAWLLAGAVFTTLGLMVGYMVPGENVAQITSLVVVLLSFLGGLFFPLSNMPDFLQVIGKLTPVYGIGELARSPLTGDAFDIGALINAVVWLAVFVTGTVAFFRRDTRRG; this is encoded by the coding sequence ATGACCGCCATCACCCTCGACCGACCGGTGCCCGCCCTCGGCGGGTTCACACTCACCTATCTGCGCCTCGAGCTGATGCGCAAGATCCGCAACCCGCGCGGGTTGTTCTTCACCGTGGCGTTCCCCGTGCTGATGTTCTTCATCGTCGGGTATCAGCTGCTCGACGAACCGCTGACGGCGACTCCGGTGGCATCCGGGGGAGTGTCGGTGGCCGCGTACATCATGGTGTCGATGGCGATGTACGGAGCGATGATGTCGGCGACCCAGACCGGGGCGTCGGTCGCCGCCGAACGCGCGCAGGGGTGGACGCGGCAGTTGCGCCTCACGCCGCTGAACCCTGTCGTCAATGTCGCCGTGAAGACGATCGCGGGCATGATGTTCGGTCTCGTCGCCATCGTCGCGACCTACATCGTGGCCATGTTCTCGGGCGTCGAGTTGTCGGCATCCCAGTGGATCGTGTCGGGCCTGGCCGCGTGGCTGCTCGCCGGTGCGGTCTTCACGACGCTCGGGCTCATGGTCGGCTACATGGTGCCCGGTGAGAACGTCGCGCAGATCACGAGCCTGGTCGTCGTTCTGCTGTCGTTCCTGGGCGGCCTGTTCTTCCCGCTGTCGAACATGCCGGACTTCCTGCAGGTCATCGGCAAGCTGACACCCGTGTACGGCATCGGTGAGCTGGCGCGGTCACCGCTGACGGGGGATGCCTTCGACATCGGCGCCCTGATCAATGCGGTCGTCTGGCTCGCGGTGTTCGTCACGGGCACGGTCGCCTTCTTCCGTCGCGATACGCGGCGCGGATGA
- a CDS encoding DUF779 domain-containing protein: MEQLSRVDVTDAAAALLRDLTVKHGPLMFHQSGGCCDGSSPMCYPVGMFLTGPSDVLLGTVDVGLDDPIEVYMSESQFEYWKFTHLTIDVVPGRGAGFSVEGPTGMRFLIRSRMLTEQEAVAFGVTTLSE, encoded by the coding sequence ATGGAGCAGCTCTCCCGCGTCGACGTGACGGACGCCGCGGCCGCGCTCCTGCGCGATCTGACGGTGAAGCACGGCCCGCTGATGTTCCACCAGTCGGGCGGCTGCTGTGACGGCAGCTCACCGATGTGTTACCCGGTGGGAATGTTCCTCACGGGGCCGAGCGACGTACTGCTGGGCACCGTCGACGTGGGCCTCGACGACCCCATCGAGGTCTACATGTCGGAATCGCAGTTCGAGTACTGGAAGTTCACTCACCTGACGATCGATGTCGTGCCCGGGCGCGGGGCGGGCTTCTCGGTGGAGGGTCCGACGGGAATGCGATTCCTCATTCGCTCGCGGATGTTGACGGAGCAGGAGGCGGTGGCGTTCGGGGTGACGACTCTCTCGGAATGA
- a CDS encoding ABC transporter ATP-binding protein, protein MTSSTPTPVAIDARGVVKSFGSVHAVRGVDLTVRPGEIVAFLGPNGAGKTTTIDMILGLTNPDAGSIQVFGHTPRGAVARGLVSAVLQTGGLLKDITVRETVALTASLFAEKRPVDEALERAGIQSLANRRVGLCSGGEQQRLRFAMALVSDPALLILDEPTTGMDVEARRSFWSAIRADAARGRTVMFATHYLDEADEYADRIVLMSRGRIVADGSTAEIKNLVSGRVVQLTLPDADLTALASIPGVDSVEAAGERVTIHTRDSDELARHLLTATPARDLEITAQNLESVFLALTADAAEPALNGAVR, encoded by the coding sequence ATGACCTCCTCCACCCCCACCCCCGTCGCGATCGACGCGCGGGGCGTCGTCAAGAGCTTCGGCTCCGTCCACGCCGTGCGCGGCGTCGACCTCACCGTCCGTCCGGGCGAGATCGTGGCCTTCCTCGGCCCGAACGGCGCGGGCAAGACCACGACGATCGACATGATCCTCGGCCTCACGAACCCCGACGCCGGCTCCATCCAGGTGTTCGGACACACTCCCCGCGGCGCCGTCGCCCGCGGCCTCGTCTCGGCCGTGCTGCAGACCGGTGGCCTCCTCAAGGACATCACCGTCCGCGAGACGGTGGCCCTCACGGCCAGCCTGTTCGCCGAGAAGCGTCCCGTCGACGAAGCCCTCGAGCGGGCCGGCATCCAGAGTCTGGCGAACCGTCGCGTGGGCCTGTGCTCCGGGGGCGAGCAGCAGCGACTCCGTTTCGCGATGGCCCTCGTGAGCGATCCCGCACTGTTGATCCTCGACGAACCGACCACCGGTATGGACGTGGAGGCGCGCCGCTCGTTCTGGAGCGCGATCCGGGCGGATGCCGCCCGCGGACGCACCGTCATGTTCGCCACCCACTACCTCGACGAGGCCGACGAGTACGCCGATCGCATCGTGCTGATGAGCCGCGGTCGGATCGTCGCCGACGGGAGCACCGCCGAGATCAAGAATCTCGTCTCGGGTCGGGTCGTCCAGCTGACGCTCCCGGATGCCGACCTCACGGCGCTCGCGTCGATTCCGGGCGTCGATTCGGTCGAGGCCGCCGGCGAGCGCGTCACGATCCACACGCGTGATTCCGATGAGCTCGCCCGACACCTGCTGACCGCCACCCCCGCGCGCGATCTCGAGATCACCGCCCAGAACCTCGAGAGCGTCTTCCTCGCCCTCACCGCCGACGCCGCGGAACCCGCCCTGAACGGAGCAGTCCGATGA
- a CDS encoding response regulator transcription factor, producing MIRLLIADDQALVRGALAALLGLENDIEVVAQVGRGDEVVEAARASQATVALLDIEMPGIDGIAAASLLRSEVPGCRALIVTTFGRPGYLARALQAGASGFVVKDTPAAELADAVRRVSMGLRVVDPALAVESLAQGDSPLTERETDVLAAARSGGSIADIARMVHLSEGTVKNHLSSAIGKTGGRNRADAVRVAVDRGWL from the coding sequence GTGATCCGGCTTCTCATCGCCGACGACCAGGCCCTGGTGCGCGGTGCCCTCGCCGCCCTGCTCGGGCTCGAGAACGACATCGAGGTCGTCGCCCAGGTCGGGCGCGGCGACGAGGTCGTCGAAGCGGCTCGCGCGTCTCAGGCGACGGTGGCGCTGCTCGACATCGAGATGCCCGGTATCGACGGCATCGCCGCGGCGTCGCTCCTGCGTTCCGAGGTTCCCGGATGCCGTGCCCTCATCGTCACGACCTTCGGCCGGCCGGGCTACCTGGCACGGGCCCTTCAGGCCGGGGCATCGGGCTTCGTCGTGAAGGACACTCCCGCGGCCGAGCTGGCCGATGCCGTGCGGCGCGTGTCGATGGGGCTGCGAGTCGTGGACCCGGCGCTGGCCGTCGAGTCGCTGGCTCAGGGCGACTCGCCCCTCACGGAGCGTGAGACCGACGTGCTCGCCGCAGCGCGGTCGGGCGGATCGATCGCCGACATCGCGCGGATGGTGCACCTGTCGGAGGGCACGGTGAAGAACCATCTCTCCAGTGCGATCGGCAAGACCGGCGGGCGCAATCGGGCGGACGCCGTGCGAGTGGCGGTCGACCGGGGCTGGCTCTAG
- a CDS encoding aldehyde dehydrogenase family protein, with translation MTIVEEGVSSVYAAPGTRGAVAEYRSRYGHYIGGEWVEPHSGEYFENITPVTGKPFCEVGRGDAHDIDRAVDAGWKAFASWKKTTPAERSVILNRIADRIEENLEKIAVAETWENGKPVRETLAADIPLTVDHFRYFAGVLRAQEGSLSQLDENTVAYHFNEPLGVVGQIIPWNFPILMAAWKLAPALAAGNCVVIKPAEQTPASLLFLFDIIGDLLPAGVVNIVNGFGIEAGAPLAQHKRIRKIAFTGETTTGRLIMQYASQNLIPVTLELGGKSPNVFFEDVALRSDDAYYDKALEGFTMFALNQGEVCTCPSRSLIQRSIYDQFLGDGLERVKKVRQGNPLDPETMIGAQASNDQLEKILSYIDIGKAGGAKLLTGGERVDLGGDLTDGYYMAPTVFEGTNDMRIFQEEIFGPVLSVTSFDDFDDAISIANDTLYGLGAGVWSRSGDTAYRAGRAIEAGRVWTNTYHQYPAHAAFGGYKQSGIGRENHLKMLDHYQQTKNLLVSYADGAMGFF, from the coding sequence ATGACCATCGTCGAAGAAGGCGTCTCGAGCGTCTACGCCGCTCCCGGAACCCGCGGAGCCGTCGCCGAGTACCGCTCGCGGTACGGGCACTACATCGGCGGCGAATGGGTCGAACCGCACAGCGGCGAGTACTTCGAGAACATCACCCCGGTCACCGGCAAGCCGTTCTGCGAGGTCGGTCGCGGCGACGCGCACGACATCGACCGCGCGGTCGACGCCGGCTGGAAGGCGTTCGCGTCGTGGAAGAAGACCACTCCCGCCGAGCGCAGCGTCATCCTGAACAGGATCGCCGACCGCATAGAAGAGAACCTCGAGAAGATCGCCGTCGCCGAGACGTGGGAGAACGGCAAGCCGGTGCGCGAGACGCTCGCCGCCGACATCCCGCTGACCGTCGACCACTTCCGCTACTTCGCGGGCGTGCTGCGGGCCCAGGAGGGCTCGCTCAGCCAGCTCGACGAGAACACGGTGGCCTACCACTTCAACGAACCGCTCGGTGTGGTCGGGCAGATCATCCCGTGGAACTTCCCCATCCTCATGGCCGCCTGGAAGCTGGCGCCGGCGCTCGCCGCGGGCAACTGCGTCGTGATCAAGCCGGCCGAGCAGACCCCGGCATCGCTGCTGTTCCTGTTCGACATCATCGGCGACCTGCTGCCGGCGGGCGTCGTGAACATCGTGAACGGCTTCGGCATCGAGGCGGGGGCACCGCTGGCGCAGCACAAGCGCATCCGCAAGATCGCGTTCACCGGTGAGACCACCACGGGGCGTCTGATCATGCAGTACGCCTCGCAGAACCTCATCCCCGTGACGCTCGAACTCGGCGGCAAGAGCCCGAACGTGTTCTTCGAAGACGTCGCTCTGCGCAGCGACGACGCGTACTACGACAAGGCGCTCGAGGGCTTCACGATGTTCGCGCTGAATCAGGGCGAGGTGTGCACGTGTCCGTCGCGCTCGCTCATCCAGCGGTCGATCTACGACCAATTCCTCGGTGACGGCCTCGAGCGCGTGAAGAAGGTGCGCCAGGGCAATCCGCTCGACCCCGAGACGATGATCGGAGCACAGGCGTCGAACGACCAGCTCGAGAAGATCCTGTCGTACATCGACATCGGCAAAGCGGGCGGAGCGAAGCTGCTGACGGGTGGCGAACGCGTCGATCTCGGCGGCGACCTGACGGACGGCTACTACATGGCGCCGACCGTTTTCGAGGGCACGAACGACATGCGCATCTTCCAGGAGGAGATCTTCGGTCCCGTCCTGTCGGTGACCTCGTTCGACGACTTCGATGATGCGATCTCGATCGCCAACGACACTCTCTACGGCCTCGGCGCCGGTGTGTGGAGCCGCAGTGGCGACACCGCCTACCGTGCCGGCCGCGCCATCGAAGCCGGGCGTGTGTGGACGAACACCTACCACCAGTACCCCGCGCACGCGGCGTTCGGCGGGTACAAGCAGTCCGGCATCGGCCGCGAGAACCACCTGAAGATGCTCGACCACTACCAGCAGACGAAGAACCTGCTGGTGTCGTATGCCGATGGGGCCATGGGCTTCTTCTGA